From Salinirubrum litoreum, one genomic window encodes:
- a CDS encoding class I SAM-dependent methyltransferase, which translates to MTTWDERFASGSYPSDPEPSPVLRRYVETFPEGRALDVATGTGRNALFLAEHGYEVDGLDQSREGLRIARETAEDRGIEEQTQWIQGDVASYEFPESAYDVVTISFYRPMDRLPDIKAALRPGGVLFVQHHMRSPEAAAYEVGPSTDRYRFAANELLHACLDLTVLHYSETTESRGDGRQAQHAQVVARNAHGSRQAAPAVDP; encoded by the coding sequence ATGACCACCTGGGACGAACGCTTCGCGTCCGGATCGTATCCGAGCGACCCCGAACCGTCACCGGTCCTCCGGCGGTACGTCGAGACGTTTCCAGAGGGCCGCGCGCTGGACGTGGCGACCGGAACGGGCCGGAACGCGCTGTTTCTCGCCGAACACGGCTACGAGGTCGACGGCCTGGACCAGTCGCGTGAAGGGTTGCGGATCGCCCGCGAGACCGCCGAGGACCGTGGAATCGAGGAGCAGACGCAGTGGATTCAGGGCGACGTGGCGAGCTACGAGTTCCCCGAGTCGGCCTACGACGTGGTGACGATCAGTTTCTACCGACCGATGGACCGCCTGCCCGACATCAAGGCGGCGCTCAGGCCGGGGGGCGTGCTGTTCGTCCAGCACCACATGCGGTCGCCCGAGGCGGCGGCCTACGAGGTCGGGCCGAGCACCGACCGCTACCGGTTCGCCGCGAACGAACTGCTCCACGCCTGTCTGGACCTGACGGTCCTGCACTACAGCGAGACGACCGAGAGCCGCGGCGACGGGCGCCAGGCACAGCACGCACAGGTCGTCGCCCGGAACGCACACGGGAGTCGCCAGGCCGCCCCCGCCGTCGATCCGTGA
- a CDS encoding DUF4097 family beta strand repeat-containing protein, with amino-acid sequence MTNATDRQQTADNRTTADNHTTADNHTTADNHTTADNHTTADNHTTGRRAFLAAGGAVALTALAGCLGRTVQFGLDADTVTESTGRSIPAGTVRDVRVSNSVGRVEIHGVETETVDVKLVKRSRDGQRGLDAISASVDLSADGLLAVSTALADRDWTGRSMPTVDVTITVPSGSEAPTVSAVETMLGDIDLRGTRGDARLASELGAIRASGVQGFLTLRTEAGDVEVNDVVGIDEASTDLGRLKLDLLGVRGNVDIGTNLGEIVLGVADDLDLDLDAAGSAVDSDLQLFDRRSGVGRLSGRLNAGGRRLRVVSDLGSVSLRAIRRA; translated from the coding sequence ATGACCAACGCCACCGATCGACAGCAGACCGCCGACAACCGCACGACCGCCGACAACCACACGACCGCCGACAACCACACGACCGCCGACAACCACACGACCGCCGACAACCACACGACCGCCGACAACCACACGACAGGCCGGAGGGCCTTCCTCGCGGCCGGCGGTGCCGTCGCACTGACTGCCCTCGCGGGTTGTCTCGGTCGGACTGTGCAATTCGGCCTCGACGCCGACACCGTCACCGAATCGACCGGCAGGTCGATCCCGGCCGGCACAGTCCGCGACGTTCGCGTCAGCAACAGTGTGGGCCGCGTCGAGATTCACGGCGTCGAAACAGAGACCGTCGACGTGAAACTCGTCAAACGCTCTCGTGACGGCCAGCGCGGGCTGGACGCCATCTCGGCCAGCGTCGATCTCTCGGCGGATGGGCTGCTCGCGGTCTCGACCGCCCTCGCAGACCGTGACTGGACCGGTCGGTCGATGCCGACCGTGGACGTGACGATCACCGTTCCGTCGGGGAGCGAAGCCCCGACCGTCTCGGCCGTCGAGACGATGCTCGGTGACATCGACCTGCGGGGGACCCGCGGTGACGCCCGACTCGCGAGCGAGCTCGGAGCGATCCGCGCCTCCGGAGTCCAGGGGTTCCTCACACTCCGCACCGAGGCGGGTGACGTCGAAGTGAACGACGTGGTCGGTATCGACGAGGCGTCGACCGATCTCGGTCGGCTGAAACTCGATCTGCTCGGGGTGCGCGGGAACGTCGACATCGGGACGAACCTCGGGGAGATCGTCCTCGGGGTCGCCGACGACCTCGATCTCGATCTCGACGCCGCCGGTTCGGCAGTCGACTCCGACCTCCAGTTGTTCGACCGCCGATCCGGCGTCGGCCGACTCTCCGGCCGACTGAACGCCGGTGGTCGTCGACTCCGCGTCGTCAGCGACCTCGGGTCGGTCTCCCTGCGGGCGATCCGGCGGGCCTGA
- a CDS encoding sodium-dependent transporter yields the protein MTQRETWATRAGFILAAVGSAVGLGNIWQFPFKTSTNGGAAFVLVYLLAAVLIGLPAILGEFVIGRRANLNAVAAFRKLDHPAWTAVGALGLLTGMWILSYYSVVGGWVIQYTIGSATGAYLTDTAAYFGSVATGPNAIAFHGLFMAITVGIVAFGVEDGIEAATRLMVPSIVVILVGLAVYAVTLDGSGPAYGYYLSPDIDYLAANLADIVPFAVGQAFFSLSLGMGAMITYASYLGDDDNLVTDGGIIVGLNSAVGLLAGLVVVPLLFVQFGTVPDSAAGGGPGALFVSVADAFASLGLAGRALGVVFFGVVLVAALSSAISLLEVATSYVVDTYGGRRPVVAAAFGTGLFLLGTLSAWRTAWLGWFDTLAYKVLLPTSVLLAVVFVGWIYGPQAVDELQKGTDGGARLATVWLWSLRTVVLVGVLVTLYLGVVSIYPSPGLPFV from the coding sequence GTGACACAACGAGAGACGTGGGCCACGAGGGCCGGGTTCATCCTCGCGGCGGTCGGGAGTGCAGTGGGACTGGGCAACATCTGGCAGTTCCCGTTCAAGACGTCGACGAACGGTGGGGCCGCGTTCGTCCTCGTCTACCTGCTCGCGGCCGTCCTGATCGGCCTCCCGGCGATCCTCGGGGAGTTCGTGATCGGCCGACGGGCCAACCTGAACGCCGTGGCGGCGTTCCGCAAACTCGACCACCCCGCGTGGACAGCGGTCGGCGCACTGGGTCTGTTGACCGGGATGTGGATCCTGTCGTACTACAGCGTCGTCGGCGGGTGGGTCATCCAGTACACCATCGGGAGCGCGACCGGCGCGTACCTCACCGACACGGCCGCCTACTTCGGGAGCGTCGCGACCGGGCCGAACGCCATCGCCTTCCACGGCCTGTTCATGGCGATCACGGTCGGGATCGTCGCGTTCGGCGTGGAGGACGGGATCGAGGCGGCCACGCGACTGATGGTCCCCTCCATCGTCGTCATCCTCGTCGGACTCGCCGTCTACGCCGTCACGCTCGACGGGAGTGGGCCAGCCTACGGCTACTACCTCTCGCCGGACATCGACTACCTCGCCGCGAACCTCGCGGACATTGTCCCCTTCGCGGTCGGCCAGGCGTTCTTCTCGCTGTCGCTCGGCATGGGCGCGATGATCACCTACGCCTCCTACCTCGGCGACGACGACAACCTGGTGACCGACGGCGGGATCATCGTGGGCCTGAACTCGGCCGTCGGACTGCTCGCCGGACTCGTCGTCGTCCCCCTGCTGTTCGTCCAGTTCGGCACCGTCCCCGACTCGGCGGCAGGCGGCGGTCCCGGCGCGCTGTTCGTCTCCGTCGCGGACGCCTTCGCCTCGCTGGGCCTCGCGGGGCGGGCACTCGGCGTCGTCTTCTTCGGGGTCGTCCTCGTCGCGGCGCTCTCCTCGGCGATCAGTCTGCTGGAGGTCGCCACCTCCTACGTCGTGGACACGTACGGCGGTCGCCGGCCGGTCGTCGCGGCCGCGTTCGGGACTGGGCTGTTCCTGCTGGGGACGCTCTCGGCGTGGCGGACGGCGTGGCTCGGCTGGTTCGACACGCTCGCGTACAAGGTGTTGCTCCCGACATCGGTCCTGCTGGCGGTCGTCTTCGTCGGCTGGATCTACGGGCCGCAGGCCGTCGACGAACTCCAGAAGGGCACCGACGGTGGCGCGCGACTGGCGACCGTGTGGCTCTGGTCGCTCCGGACGGTCGTCCTCGTGGGCGTCCTGGTCACGCTCTACCTCGGCGTCGTCAGCATCTACCCGTCGCCGGGACTGCCGTTCGTCTGA
- the arsM gene encoding arsenite methyltransferase: MTDTTPENDGDKSSRSSDGSGPEAQRQRRAVRERYAAIAGGRDDGTDGDRSDTVETDDAGCCSTGPTCCGDATDATTDDTDAECAPGSPSGVDETAARLGYSADEIDSVGDGANLGLGCGNPQAIAALQPGETVLDLGSGAGFDCFLAADAVGPAGRVIGVDMTPEMVERARKNARQQAGDVVEFRLGEIEHLPVADDSVDAVISNCVVNLSPDKAQVFRDAFRVLRSGGRLAISDVVRTAPVPEDRRADPDSVAGCTAGAASISELETMLTDAGFEAVGVDPVAGSDQFIREWDPERDPSEYLTSARITGQKPPTA; this comes from the coding sequence ATGACCGACACGACACCGGAAAACGACGGTGACAAGAGCTCACGGTCGAGCGACGGTTCCGGTCCCGAGGCACAGCGCCAGCGTCGTGCCGTCAGAGAGCGATACGCCGCTATCGCGGGCGGTCGAGACGACGGGACAGACGGCGACAGGAGCGACACGGTGGAGACCGACGACGCTGGGTGTTGTTCGACTGGCCCCACGTGTTGCGGTGATGCGACCGACGCGACCACCGACGACACCGACGCGGAGTGCGCACCCGGATCACCGAGCGGTGTGGACGAGACGGCAGCGCGACTCGGCTACTCCGCCGACGAGATCGACAGCGTCGGCGACGGCGCGAACCTCGGCCTCGGCTGTGGCAACCCGCAGGCCATCGCCGCACTCCAGCCGGGTGAGACGGTGCTCGACCTCGGATCGGGCGCGGGGTTCGACTGCTTCCTCGCGGCGGACGCGGTCGGTCCCGCCGGCCGGGTGATCGGCGTGGACATGACACCGGAGATGGTCGAGCGAGCCAGGAAGAACGCCCGACAGCAAGCCGGCGACGTCGTCGAGTTCCGACTCGGCGAGATCGAACACCTGCCGGTCGCCGACGACTCCGTCGACGCCGTCATCTCGAACTGCGTGGTGAACCTCTCGCCCGACAAAGCACAGGTGTTCCGCGATGCGTTTCGCGTCCTCCGGTCGGGTGGTCGTCTCGCCATCTCCGACGTGGTCCGAACCGCACCGGTTCCCGAGGACCGCCGGGCCGATCCGGATTCGGTCGCTGGCTGTACCGCAGGTGCCGCGTCCATCTCGGAGTTGGAGACGATGCTGACCGACGCCGGCTTCGAGGCTGTCGGAGTCGACCCGGTCGCAGGAAGCGATCAGTTCATCCGCGAGTGGGACCCGGAGCGCGACCCGAGTGAGTACCTCACCTCGGCTCGGATCACCGGACAGAAGCCCCCTACGGCGTGA
- a CDS encoding ArsR/SmtB family transcription factor has product MNSSSDSSRDRLTRFITAREGSCCDGQAAARLDRLRSYRDGGPTDTTADLRALKTLGDGTRHTIVRLLAAADRELCVCEIEPVVDVSDSAVSHALSDLHDAGLVMRRQSGTWRYYAPTERAEALLDTLDATREGER; this is encoded by the coding sequence ATGAACTCGAGCAGCGACTCGTCCAGAGACCGGCTCACCCGGTTCATCACTGCACGGGAGGGCTCGTGTTGTGACGGGCAGGCGGCCGCGCGACTCGACAGGCTCCGGTCGTACAGAGACGGCGGGCCGACCGACACGACCGCCGACCTCCGTGCGCTGAAGACGCTCGGGGACGGGACACGCCACACCATCGTCAGACTCCTCGCGGCTGCCGACCGAGAGCTCTGTGTCTGTGAGATCGAGCCGGTCGTGGACGTGTCGGACAGCGCAGTCAGCCACGCGCTGTCGGACCTCCACGACGCCGGACTGGTCATGCGCCGACAGTCCGGCACCTGGCGGTACTACGCGCCGACCGAGCGTGCCGAGGCGCTGCTGGATACCCTCGACGCGACGCGGGAGGGGGAGCGATGA
- a CDS encoding BMP family lipoprotein yields the protein MTGTDDTADTTTDDDRTTAQLRRRRLLRAGGTLTAAGLLAGCLGGNGGDGGDTTTGTDETDDGGGDGDTETTEGDMDGGGETTNVAIISSPAGFGDRAFNDLALEGLQNAAEEYSIEIQQVEETNQSNYGTVQSRLAESSNPDYDLIVMVGFNHTQALQSNASQYPDQRWMLINDSIDQPNVAGYVWANHQMSYLAGVLAGTMTTREFSYDGSATKPGNPQVGFVGGTDGSLINAFERAYRQGAKFVNEDVEVSVGYIGNYSDTGTANDIATSQYDSGVDIVYHAAAAAGQGVFQAAQETDQFAVGVDADQSVTLPEYQDVIMGSAVKYINRGTFQVAEAVVQDNWSSVQGRNVLGLDAEAVDLVLGQAIGPELPDAVSENVEDAKEAILNGDVTVPCTASGCQN from the coding sequence ATGACTGGCACAGACGACACGGCAGACACGACGACGGACGACGACCGGACCACTGCACAGCTTCGACGGCGGCGGCTCCTCCGGGCCGGGGGGACACTCACGGCGGCCGGTCTCCTCGCGGGCTGTCTCGGCGGAAACGGCGGCGACGGCGGCGACACGACGACCGGGACAGACGAGACCGACGACGGAGGCGGCGACGGAGACACCGAGACGACCGAGGGCGACATGGACGGCGGCGGCGAGACGACGAACGTCGCCATCATCTCCAGTCCGGCCGGGTTCGGCGACCGGGCGTTCAACGACCTCGCACTGGAGGGCCTCCAGAACGCGGCCGAGGAGTACAGCATCGAGATCCAGCAGGTCGAGGAGACGAACCAGTCGAACTACGGGACGGTCCAGTCGCGGTTGGCAGAGAGCAGCAACCCGGACTACGACCTGATCGTCATGGTCGGGTTCAACCACACGCAGGCGCTGCAGTCCAACGCGAGCCAGTACCCGGACCAGCGGTGGATGCTCATCAACGACTCCATCGACCAGCCCAACGTCGCGGGCTACGTCTGGGCCAACCACCAGATGTCCTACCTCGCGGGCGTGCTCGCCGGGACGATGACGACGCGGGAGTTCAGCTACGACGGGAGCGCCACGAAACCGGGGAACCCGCAGGTCGGCTTCGTCGGCGGGACCGACGGCTCGCTCATCAACGCCTTCGAGCGCGCCTACCGACAGGGCGCGAAGTTCGTGAACGAGGACGTGGAGGTCAGCGTCGGGTACATCGGCAACTACTCCGACACCGGGACCGCCAACGACATCGCCACCTCCCAGTACGACTCCGGCGTGGACATCGTCTACCACGCGGCCGCCGCCGCCGGGCAGGGTGTCTTCCAGGCCGCCCAGGAGACCGACCAGTTCGCCGTCGGCGTCGACGCCGACCAGTCGGTGACGCTCCCCGAGTACCAGGACGTCATCATGGGCTCGGCGGTGAAGTACATCAACCGCGGCACCTTCCAGGTGGCCGAGGCGGTCGTCCAGGACAACTGGTCGTCGGTGCAGGGTCGGAACGTCCTCGGGTTGGACGCCGAGGCGGTCGACCTCGTGCTCGGCCAGGCAATCGGTCCGGAACTCCCCGACGCGGTCTCGGAGAACGTCGAAGACGCGAAGGAGGCGATCCTGAACGGCGACGTGACCGTGCCCTGCACCGCCTCCGGGTGTCAGAACTGA
- a CDS encoding ABC transporter ATP-binding protein: protein MADEPPPAVRLEGITKRFGDVVANDGVGLTVEAGSVHALVGENGAGKTTLMSVLYGLYSPDEGRVVVDGTPREFHSPRDAIDAGVGMIHQHFQLVDTMTVLQNVVLGHEPTDRGFVDTESARTDVEAICDTYGFDVDEHLDTRIEELGIGVHQRVEIVKSLYRGADTLILDEPTAVLTPQEVESLFEVMAELTDRGRSLVFITHKLEEAMAVADEITVLRDGKAVGTVDGDATTRQELARMMVGRDVLFESEPRTTTPGEPILDVSDLVVHDDRGLAQVRGVDLTVRRGEILGVAGVEGNGQRELVEAITGLRSADEGRVGFDGSDVTTASRRDRIEAGIAYVPEDRLVEGLVLDYDLVRNALLGNQTVEPFVSGGFVDWGAVRDHAESIVTEYDVNPDDADVRAESLSGGNQQKFLVGRELEHDPSLLVAAHPTRGVDIGSIEFIHGRLREMRDAGVGILLVSSKLDEIQQLSDRIAVLYEGEFVAVVDPNEVTEEDLGLLMAGQSITNEVTTAGDDETGGRATGSPADVPTERGDGR, encoded by the coding sequence ATGGCTGACGAGCCACCGCCCGCCGTCAGACTGGAGGGCATCACGAAACGGTTCGGCGACGTGGTCGCCAACGACGGGGTCGGCCTGACCGTCGAGGCGGGGAGTGTCCACGCGCTCGTCGGCGAGAACGGAGCCGGGAAGACGACCCTGATGAGTGTCCTCTACGGTCTGTACTCTCCCGACGAGGGCCGGGTCGTCGTGGACGGCACCCCACGCGAGTTCCACTCGCCACGCGACGCCATCGACGCGGGTGTCGGGATGATCCACCAGCACTTTCAGTTGGTCGACACGATGACCGTCCTGCAGAACGTCGTCCTCGGCCACGAACCGACCGACCGGGGGTTCGTCGACACCGAGAGCGCGAGGACGGACGTCGAAGCGATCTGTGACACCTACGGCTTCGACGTGGACGAGCATCTGGACACCCGCATCGAGGAACTCGGGATCGGCGTCCACCAGCGCGTCGAGATCGTCAAGAGCCTCTACCGGGGAGCCGACACGCTGATCCTCGACGAACCGACGGCGGTGTTGACACCACAGGAGGTCGAGTCGCTGTTCGAGGTGATGGCCGAACTGACCGACCGGGGGCGGTCGCTCGTCTTCATCACGCACAAACTGGAGGAGGCGATGGCGGTCGCCGACGAGATCACGGTCCTCCGTGACGGAAAGGCGGTCGGGACGGTCGACGGGGACGCGACGACCCGGCAGGAACTCGCCCGGATGATGGTCGGTCGAGACGTGTTGTTCGAGTCAGAACCCCGGACGACGACGCCCGGCGAGCCCATTCTCGACGTGTCCGACCTCGTGGTCCACGACGACCGAGGACTCGCGCAGGTTCGCGGCGTGGACCTCACCGTACGACGGGGCGAGATTCTCGGCGTCGCCGGCGTCGAGGGGAACGGGCAACGCGAACTGGTCGAGGCGATCACGGGACTCAGGTCGGCAGACGAGGGCAGAGTCGGCTTCGACGGGAGCGACGTGACGACTGCGAGTCGTCGTGACCGGATCGAGGCAGGCATCGCGTACGTGCCCGAAGACCGACTCGTCGAGGGTCTCGTGCTGGACTACGATCTCGTCCGGAACGCGTTGCTCGGCAACCAGACCGTCGAGCCGTTCGTCTCCGGGGGGTTCGTCGACTGGGGAGCGGTCCGCGATCACGCCGAATCTATCGTGACGGAGTACGACGTCAACCCGGACGACGCCGACGTCCGAGCCGAATCGCTCTCGGGCGGGAACCAGCAGAAGTTCCTCGTCGGACGCGAACTCGAACACGACCCGAGCCTCCTCGTCGCGGCCCACCCGACTCGGGGCGTCGACATCGGGTCGATCGAGTTCATCCACGGCCGACTGCGGGAGATGCGTGACGCCGGCGTCGGTATCCTCCTCGTCTCCTCGAAACTCGACGAGATCCAGCAACTGTCGGACCGTATCGCCGTGCTGTACGAGGGTGAGTTCGTCGCGGTCGTCGACCCGAACGAGGTGACAGAAGAGGACCTCGGCCTGCTGATGGCGGGGCAGTCGATCACGAACGAGGTGACGACGGCCGGCGACGACGAGACCGGCGGGCGTGCCACCGGTTCGCCGGCAGACGTGCCGACAGAACGAGGTGATGGGCGGTGA
- a CDS encoding ABC transporter permease: protein MSAADLGSLRTLLGRLADRMARATAVERIAIAVGSTVLALALGSVIVAATGYDPATFVGALVYGAVGSASNVAFTLRQSTMLILTGVAVAVAFRAGVFNIGVQGQFVVGGFAATLAILWAAPLLPAGTLGGVLLMFLGSVAAVIAGGAYAALPGLMKAYADANEVITTIMLNFIASGVVFFLIDGYLRPPGTSAPNTEPFPDYVGLPSLVFDSATFSVLGLLVGLLTVVVVAVVLTRTRFGYDLVTSGHQQRAAAFSGVDPKRTVVATMTLSGMVAGLAGALFAVMILGYYSDPNSFPTFGFDAIAVSLLAANNPIGVIPAGLLFGGLDAGRQYIGFTLDIPPELVEGVVGLIVLFVATPELFRMAGRYTGLGGDRE, encoded by the coding sequence GTGAGCGCCGCAGACCTCGGCTCACTCCGGACGCTACTCGGCCGACTCGCAGACCGGATGGCACGAGCGACCGCAGTGGAACGGATCGCCATCGCGGTCGGCTCGACGGTGCTCGCGCTCGCGCTCGGCTCGGTGATCGTCGCGGCCACCGGCTACGACCCGGCTACCTTCGTCGGGGCGCTCGTCTACGGAGCCGTCGGGAGCGCGTCGAACGTCGCGTTCACGCTCCGGCAGTCGACGATGCTCATCCTCACCGGCGTCGCCGTCGCGGTCGCCTTTCGGGCAGGCGTGTTCAACATCGGTGTCCAGGGGCAGTTCGTCGTCGGCGGCTTCGCCGCGACGCTGGCGATCCTGTGGGCCGCACCGCTTCTGCCGGCCGGCACACTCGGCGGCGTCCTGCTCATGTTCCTCGGTAGCGTGGCGGCGGTGATCGCCGGCGGCGCGTACGCGGCTCTTCCCGGTCTGATGAAGGCGTACGCGGACGCCAACGAGGTCATCACGACGATCATGCTGAACTTCATCGCGTCGGGCGTCGTCTTCTTCCTGATCGACGGCTACCTCCGGCCGCCGGGCACCTCCGCGCCGAACACCGAACCGTTCCCCGACTACGTCGGTCTCCCGTCGCTGGTGTTCGACAGCGCGACCTTCTCGGTGCTGGGTCTGCTGGTCGGTCTCCTGACGGTCGTCGTCGTCGCGGTCGTGTTGACCCGGACGCGGTTCGGCTACGATCTCGTGACGAGCGGCCACCAGCAGCGGGCGGCGGCCTTCTCCGGGGTCGATCCGAAGCGGACGGTCGTGGCGACGATGACGCTCTCCGGGATGGTCGCCGGACTGGCGGGTGCGCTGTTCGCGGTGATGATCCTCGGCTACTACAGCGACCCGAACTCCTTCCCGACGTTCGGCTTCGACGCCATCGCGGTGAGCCTGCTCGCCGCGAACAACCCGATCGGGGTGATCCCGGCGGGCTTGCTGTTCGGCGGACTCGACGCCGGACGACAGTACATCGGCTTCACGCTCGACATCCCGCCGGAACTGGTCGAGGGCGTCGTTGGACTGATCGTCCTGTTCGTGGCGACGCCGGAACTGTTCCGGATGGCCGGTCGGTACACGGGGCTCGGAGGTGACCGCGAGTGA
- a CDS encoding ABC transporter permease, with product MSLADYTARNRVGLGVAGLALLVGLLAAVGFDLPLARLVTVGYLERTLQAATPIALAAVGGLYAEKSGVFNIGLEGFMIFGALLAAALAWIVAGGGDVSQTALWLGLLGTLVVCALLGVLFAVLTVRLQADQIVAGLAVWFVGLGFGPFTAIVVWGGVSSPSIANIDDVAVPVAADWPLVGRLFFDASPLLWIAVAVVVLAWVVLYRTRFGYWVQAAGENPEALDTAGVDVNRVRFVTVVFSAVMAGFGGAVLSIGFGSGFTGTGVTMVDGRGWIAIVAYLFGNYNPVGAALASLLFGAMEMLQIQFQTIGVPVPGSLTGLFPYAAVLVVLTLVGYTRMPAAVGDPYETED from the coding sequence GTGAGTCTCGCCGACTACACCGCCCGGAACCGCGTCGGCCTCGGCGTCGCGGGACTCGCACTCCTCGTGGGTCTGCTCGCGGCAGTCGGCTTCGACCTCCCGCTGGCCCGACTGGTGACCGTCGGCTACCTCGAACGCACACTGCAGGCGGCGACACCGATCGCACTCGCCGCAGTCGGTGGACTCTACGCCGAGAAGAGCGGCGTCTTCAACATCGGCTTGGAAGGGTTCATGATCTTCGGCGCGCTGCTCGCGGCGGCGCTCGCGTGGATCGTCGCCGGGGGCGGTGACGTGAGCCAGACTGCACTGTGGCTCGGCTTGCTCGGGACGCTGGTCGTCTGTGCCCTGTTGGGCGTGCTCTTCGCGGTCTTGACGGTTCGGTTGCAGGCGGATCAGATCGTCGCCGGCCTCGCCGTCTGGTTCGTCGGACTCGGCTTCGGCCCCTTCACCGCGATCGTCGTCTGGGGCGGCGTCTCCAGCCCCTCCATCGCGAACATCGACGACGTGGCGGTGCCGGTCGCGGCCGACTGGCCACTCGTCGGTCGGCTGTTCTTCGACGCCTCCCCGCTGCTGTGGATCGCGGTCGCGGTCGTCGTGCTCGCGTGGGTCGTCCTCTACCGCACCCGGTTCGGCTACTGGGTGCAGGCGGCCGGCGAGAACCCCGAGGCGCTGGACACCGCCGGCGTGGACGTGAACCGGGTCCGGTTCGTCACTGTCGTCTTCTCGGCGGTGATGGCCGGCTTCGGCGGGGCCGTCCTCTCGATCGGCTTCGGGAGCGGCTTCACCGGGACCGGCGTGACGATGGTCGACGGACGCGGCTGGATCGCCATCGTCGCGTACCTGTTCGGCAACTACAACCCGGTCGGGGCGGCGCTCGCCTCGCTACTGTTCGGCGCGATGGAGATGTTGCAGATCCAGTTCCAGACGATCGGGGTTCCGGTGCCCGGCAGCCTCACCGGCCTGTTCCCCTACGCGGCGGTGCTGGTCGTCCTGACGCTGGTCGGCTACACCCGGATGCCCGCCGCAGTCGGCGACCCGTACGAGACCGAGGACTGA
- a CDS encoding CPBP family intramembrane glutamic endopeptidase — protein sequence MAEPTHDTEPVSDSGISAWIDRHRLVAFLAVAYAFTWTVQGVVLASGLEASWTQSILIGFGGFGPAVAAGVVVRASGGSLRTWIGQFLRWRIGLRWWAPALGLPLLLLAGGVALFVAFGGPIDLGGVPSPAIYLFVLAWGTVWGGGQEELGWRGFMLPLLQERYSALAASGVVGLAWAGWHLPLFLNPATTQGGWPLSQQLLWIVSILAGSVLWTWMYNGTGGSVLAVAVFHAGVNGMGVLHPADLDAMAPGGVPDGALTLLAEISGMLPLLAVAVLLIAVYGPKRLANRGVPGREAVGLGSET from the coding sequence ATGGCCGAACCAACACACGACACGGAACCGGTGTCCGACTCGGGGATCAGCGCGTGGATCGACCGCCACAGACTCGTCGCGTTTCTCGCGGTCGCGTACGCCTTCACGTGGACCGTCCAGGGTGTCGTCCTCGCAAGCGGACTCGAAGCCTCGTGGACCCAGTCGATCCTGATCGGCTTCGGCGGCTTCGGCCCCGCGGTCGCCGCAGGTGTGGTCGTCCGGGCAAGTGGCGGCAGTCTGCGCACGTGGATCGGCCAGTTCCTCCGGTGGCGGATCGGCCTCCGGTGGTGGGCGCCTGCGCTCGGACTGCCACTCCTGCTGCTCGCTGGCGGCGTCGCGCTGTTCGTCGCGTTCGGTGGACCGATCGACCTCGGGGGCGTCCCCTCGCCGGCCATCTACCTGTTCGTGCTGGCGTGGGGCACCGTCTGGGGCGGCGGTCAGGAGGAACTCGGCTGGCGGGGGTTCATGCTCCCGCTCCTGCAAGAGCGGTACAGCGCACTGGCCGCCAGCGGGGTCGTCGGTCTCGCGTGGGCCGGCTGGCACCTCCCGCTGTTTCTCAACCCGGCGACGACACAGGGCGGGTGGCCGCTCTCCCAGCAACTGCTGTGGATCGTCTCGATCCTCGCCGGGTCGGTGCTCTGGACGTGGATGTACAACGGGACCGGCGGGAGCGTCCTCGCGGTCGCGGTGTTCCACGCCGGCGTCAACGGGATGGGTGTCCTCCACCCCGCCGACCTCGACGCGATGGCTCCGGGCGGCGTCCCGGACGGGGCGCTGACGCTTCTCGCGGAGATCTCGGGGATGCTCCCACTGCTCGCGGTCGCGGTGCTACTGATCGCGGTCTACGGCCCGAAGCGACTGGCGAATCGGGGAGTCCCCGGTCGGGAGGCGGTCGGTCTCGGCTCGGAGACGTGA